The genomic stretch cgaataatacaacaatcaacaataagttctcaaattataccatttcacgatactttatgtctcaaatcatcaattaatatttattcaaaataatgtgaacataattttatataatttttaattttgtatttataacatgtgacatttatctatcaaacatatagggttcaaactcaacttattcaaatattttgattgtgtcttgcatgtgatgtgtcaaacatatctatgagaaattttcaccttttatttttttaaacaattatatataatgatatttaagagtttattacctgtaaatataataggttgaactttctcaaatattattttttgatgtttaacttcaaagtatttaaaagataacataaaatatttaactaaaagtaatacggagtatttggttagtcataattaatattttatatttaacttatacatatttaattaaatatattaaagaaaaatgtaacttattttctactttttcatgtcgtttatacatattacttaataatcattacttttgttttgattattcaaatgcactcgcgatcactatGTACATATACACACTCGTATACATGTTATCACACTattgaaacctatcaaaatctcatatgtattcaatttgtccaatataatttttttcattcccagactataaaaacttatctcttagtagtttttttttttttttttttttggggggaaatgtaaacttatctcttagtagtttttttaaagttgtgtttttaatatatataatgactcttccaaatatatttttcttaatggatttaatagtctaagttttataactttctcaaaatgtttttttacgtaaatgtaaaacactgtgagacactcactttaatcatttctacatatcaaaataaatatttcaataaatataatgaaaattatactcaattgaaagcctttttcacaatgaacgtaattatttacattttagaatttttatcaaaataactttttagtaaatttagaatcaaattatcgtaattatttaatataattttataataaaatttattaaactataattaatattttgctgagatttatacaacatttgttatgtttgtatttaatttcagctgtaattaatacgtgtatttaaggctcggttgacacgtggcgcatccacagcgtttcaacccagttatatatatatatatatatatatatatatatatatatatatatatatatagtaataagatcaagtgagtccccctcttacatttgagtccataagtctccaTTAGAGCctttggatgaggaagatggagggttgagattggaagcaaaaaagAGGGGATTAAAGCTAATTAAACCACTCTCTCACTACCCACACTAATTAATCTTAATTAACCAgtaatttaatactccctccaactTTTTTTATATGACGTTATACCAATAAGCACACTTATTAAGGAAATTATTTACTCATTATAATGGCATTAATTAAGGGGAGTGCTATGCGTTGGAAATATTGCAAAAATCTCACTGCCTCTTCGACATCTTCATCTCCATCAAGAAACATAATACTCAGTAAGTAATTCCATGAAATTTTTGGAGCCAATTTTTTGATGAAAATTTAAACTAAGAGCCAAATTTTGAATTAACTTAAAAATTCAACCATGAGGTTCTCTATAAATTGTTTTCCCCCTTTTCAATCAATACCCAACTATAATCACCACCAAGCAAGATGGAAACTCCATTTTTTTATCTCAATCAATTACCTTGTGATGAAGATATAGACACCATGATAGATGAAGAAATAGAGGAGGCTCAAGGTGATATTCCTCTAATCATCCATTCTCATTCAACAAATAGTATAGTTCTTGATATGGGTCCGGATGACGAAGCAAGATACAGATATTGGGATCTGAACTTTGAGCAAGTCGATGAGTCCGGTGACGATACTCACCAGCAAGATGGAGGAGACGACTTTGATGAAGATGATGCTCAGACACAAGAACAGAATAATTCTACTCATACTCATAATTCTGGTATGCGTGTATAAACTTTCTTTATGGTTAGATCGTCTTACAATTATTTAGTGTAAGTTTTTCGGATGGAATTGCAAGTTTTGACATGGTCTAGTTAGAGCTCTGCCTTTTCTTTCATAATATTGCACGCATTGTATGGGTAATTATTTGATCATGGAAATTTTGTTGTCTCTGTTGTGAAGTAGTTAGCCTTGTTGAATATGGAAACTGTAGTAAGCCTATTGTTTCTAATGTGTGGTCGTACAACTACTGAGTTTCTTTCTGATATGTGGTATATTTCCTATTAAGTCTTTTGTAGTCATTCTGATTTGCATTTGACCAAGCTACTGATCTTTGTCGTATAGGTGGTGCTAGGCAGAGAAGACTCGTCTTAAGCGATGATCAAAGACTGCAAGTTTACCAAGCTCTTTTAGAAAGAAGTCATGGAggtaaattgaaaagaaaaacgaCTACTGAAGTCTCTAACTTATTTTTGGTTCCTATACGTACTGTGCAACGAATTTGGAAGCTTGGAAAAAATAATGGAGGCGATGTTAAaagtaagaaaaaaaaaggtgTGGTCATCCAAAACTTCAAGTTGATATTAGACGTCTTACGGAAATACCTTTAAGTCAAAGAACAACAATAGCTTCATTATCGGAGGCATTGGGTGTTAGTAATACTGTTTTATATAGACTCATTAAGGAAGGTCTTATACGCCGTCATTCTAGCACCCTTAAACCCCATTTGAAAGATGTGCACAAACGAGCTCGTTTACAATTTTGTTTATCTATGTTAGACCAAACTTGTATGCCTAATGAGCCAAAATTTGTTGGTATGTACAACATTGTACATATCGATGAGAAATGGTTCTACATgacaaagaaaaatgaaaaatattaCTTGCACTCCATGGAGGCCGATCCCTTGCGGACATGTCAAAGCAAAAATTATATTGGAAAAGTCATGTTCTTAGTTGCTATGGCCCGTCCAAGATATGATTGTGATGGAAATGAAACTTTTTCCGGTAAAAATTTTTTTTGGATCATTAGAAAGGGCATGACTTAATTTTGCTGAAAAAGTAGTATGGTGATGTATTCTTAGGTGCTTTAATCATTGCAGAAACTTTAATGTAATCATTTTCCTTATAATTTTTCCTGCAACTTCTTTCATTTCTCCATCATTTTCCTGCAACTTCTTTTATTTCTCCAGCATTGTTGATATCAACAGTACATAAAATCAGCAGACAACATTAGATACACATTGTAGCATATGGATACGTCTATAAGCACAGCAGTCTACATATAGGATCAGTACGGCTTAGTTAAGGTGCCATTTCAGACCGTCTGATCAGTACACAATGTAGCATATGGCTTAGTTAAGACCGTCTGAAATTGGTGACTGGTATAATCATTGTTAACCATCTGTGGGTTTTGATTTTATTGAATGGTGCCTTTACCTCCAAAGGTATCCAGCTCCTAGGATCAGACGGTCTATCGTTATTCTATTATGGCTCGACAAAAAGGAGAGAGATGAACCACATGGTTATCAGTCTTAAAAAAAAAGTCATTCAACGAAGAAATGCAAGGCAAGACAGCAAATTTGTAAACTGCATAGAATATATAAAATGAAACTTGGATTCCGTTTAATCCATGTTTAGTTCAATAGTCTCAAAACATATAAGTCGACAAGGTTTGATATGAAAAAACAGCATTACACGacatacaaaatcacaagaattaACGAGTCTTTCTTGTCACCAAAAATCGATCATCTTCATCGTCTGAATCCGGAACGATAATTTCCTCCAACTCTTCTTCAACTTTTGGCGTTTCTCCGTTGCTATTGTATAACGCCGGGATTAATGTCTTTAACATACACTCGGTGGACGGTGATTAAATGAGGATAGCGGAATATGGCATCACCGAACTTTTCTATATCCCTTATTTTTCCTCCGGGCATTATCAAGCTTTCTGCAGTTGGAATGTTTAATTGCTCACCTTCATCTTCTGAAACCGAAACGATATTTTTTTGTAATTCTTCTTCAAATTCGGGCTTCTCTCCAACCTCCGAATCTTGGATAATTACTTCATCTACCGATTTTACAGAATATGGCTGCACCAAATTCTTTTCCGCCTCTAATTTTGAAGCAGCTTCATAATCTGATTCCGGAATGATACTTACGAATGATTCTTCTTCATAATCTGGTATTACCAAGTTTTTTTTGTCTTCAACTTCATAATCTTGATTATCCATGGAAAAAATTCAGCCTCAAATTATTGAGAAAAGGATTGATAATTATTGAAAGGGAAATTAGTCATCCATTGAAAGGATAATTATATACTCCTACAAGTGAAACTTGAAGAGGTAGATACAGGGTACTTGGCTTTGGAATTGAAAACATCATGGGAAAAGGATTGAATTTAATAGCATATTAAATAAGAAGTCCAAAACGTCatataatagaaaaattttaaGAAAGGCTATAACGTCATATAAAAAaagttggagggagtatatatactTTTTTCCACCCACCTACTCATCTCTCATCCTCACAATTTCCCTcttccactctctctctctctctctcaaaacCTCTcaatctcaaaaccattaaaattaaaaacccaacaaaataaaaaaaatcacccCCTCCCTTCCCCAACCACACCGGCCACCGCCGACctccacgaccaccaccacccaccTCCACAACCCTACCACGACACCCCCACACCACACACCACCACACACTAGCCCCACGGCCAACTCCCTTCACCACCCTCACCGACACCATACCCCCTCACCCTCAcgcacaccaccaccacccaccagcCCCACACACCTTTCCACCCTCACCCTCACCCGACacaaccccacgaccaccaccgcACTACCTGCTGCCCCACGCCAACCACCACCTTGCCGTCGGTTTAATCtgatatgtgttttttttttttttttaatttattaaagATATGAAGCTTAATGGTGTTTTTGTGGAGTGTgttaaaaaaattcaaatttattttgtggtgttttgggttttttctttaattattttgTACTTTTGTCTTTTTTTTATATGGGTTGTGGTTGTGGTGATTCAGATCTacttccgtttttttttttttttttttttttttttttttaaaacgtcTTGTTctctttttttggttaaaaaatagtcggagttattgttagttttttttagatttggtattaaaaattatgttgttatcttatattattataattatcttGTACTTTTTTTTATATGGGTtgtggttgttgtggttgtttttgtttttcagatcccctcttttttttttttttcaaaattcgtcttttttttaaaggtacttttattttaatgttagATCTATAAAGATTGGTGGTGTTCGGGTGTTGTGTTAAAGTTACATGTGTAGGCGGTTGgaaataaatatgacattagttataatttttaaattttagaagtaattttttgaaaataaatttgattttttcaaattttaaatctcACATaatatcattttttattttttgtattaaagttacattttctccattaaaattacacttttatttattagaattatacttttttctgttaaaattatactttttctgctagaataacacttttttcggctaaaattacactttttgttgttagaattacatttttttctcttagaattacactttttttcattaaaattacactttttttctgttaaaattatactcatttttgctagaataacacttttttcggctaaaattacactttttgttgttagaattacacttttttctgttaaaattacacttttcttcattaaaattacacttttttctgttaaaattatacttttttctgcttgAATAACATTTTtctactaaaattacactttttgttgttgttagaattacacttttttctgttaaaattacacttttctccattaaaattacactttttgtttttgttaaaattatacttttttctgatAGAATAACaattttttcggctaaaattacactttttcttctagatttacacttactactattggactaatgttacattctccatggacttggtcatattctcatattctcattggactaatgttactctcaatggactaaaattacattctcagtggactgaaattatacttttatggactaaaattacacttttctggactaaaattacattctccttgactaaaaataacaatctcattggactgaaattatacttacttggactaaaataacactttttgtcattaaaataacacttgtaaaatgctaaattacaataacttgtgataaaatgacaaaaattcaaaatattattcgttaaaatcactcggaaaagattgaagttaaacttgtaaaacgctaaattctcgaaaatattccttaaaattacactttttgctgttagaattacactcgtaaaatcctaaaatgtcgaaaacttgtctcgaaaaaaaaacgaaaaaaaatcgaaacaggaaaaatgttaacaaaattttcataaactttgaagtataagataaaatatggtgttaattgtgtataataatgaattagtgaatgtattattaaaactagagagagaagtgaattaattagtgttaagtgtattttttgctttcaatctcaaccttccaccatgcatgatccaagggttgtgggaaggacttatggactcaaaaaaaaaagggacttagaagaacttgacactatatatatatatatatatatatatatatatatatatatatatatatatatagagagagagagagagagagagagagtcaggTTCAGAtgagtccacaaatttggttgagtccataagtcctattcttagccaatcatttttgagtgtaactttacttatgtataagtgtaactttagccatttaataatttataactatatcTTACCTTTTAAGGCCAACTTATATatacaaatttgaatttataaatttaaatttatgtaattttaacaaaagtcTATGTAACTTTAGTGTCTtatgaatgtaactttagtcgttggaggtgtaactttagtcgtcgGAGGTATAATTTTAGTCATATGGTGGTTTGTATGTTTTACGACTGTAATTTTAGCCGTTGGAGGTGTAACTTCAGTCgtcggaagtgtaattttagttatATGGTGGTTGTATGTAAAACTTGAAATTTATATACTTTTACAAGTGTATTTTTAGTCGTTAGAGATGTAACTTTAGTCGtcagaagtgtaactttagtcatatggtggtttgtatgtaaaacttagaatttatatactttttaccaagtgtaactttagttcttcaagtgtgtaattttagtcttttCAAGTGTAACTTCTGTAatttcaagtgtaaatttagtccatATAGGTGTAACTTTATTTCTTAAAGGTTGTAACTGTAGTCCATGTCAATGTAATTTTAACCCCTACAACAATGAAACAAAAAAACGCCTACACCACCATTACTGACCACTCAACCCATGACCACTACCACCCACACCGCCTCCATGACACCACCAGCACACACCTCTGACCACTAACCATTACCCACGCCTCTAAACGCCGCCAACAACCACCTTTATTCCTCTTATCTTATATTCCCCTTCCACTGAAATCGCCAACCACACCATCACCATCGCCTGAAACCCCTAAAAAAAACAGAGGCTCCACCA from Silene latifolia isolate original U9 population chromosome 2, ASM4854445v1, whole genome shotgun sequence encodes the following:
- the LOC141630897 gene encoding uncharacterized protein LOC141630897, with protein sequence METPFFYLNQLPCDEDIDTMIDEEIEEAQGDIPLIIHSHSTNSIVLDMGPDDEARYRYWDLNFEQVDESGDDTHQQDGGDDFDEDDAQTQEQNNSTHTHNSGGARQRRLVLSDDQRLQVYQALLERSHGGKLKRKTTTEVSNLFLVPIRTVQRIWKLGKNNGGDVKSKKKKGVVIQNFKLILDVLRKYL